In Zunongwangia profunda SM-A87, the following proteins share a genomic window:
- a CDS encoding GIY-YIG nuclease family protein, which yields MYYVYVLRSLKDGRLYKGLTQNVEKRLNQHNQGENRSTKGFKPWELVLTKSFDSREKARYYEKYLKSGSGREFLKEIL from the coding sequence ATGTATTATGTTTATGTTTTGCGTAGTTTAAAAGATGGACGTCTTTATAAAGGGCTGACTCAAAATGTAGAAAAAAGATTAAACCAGCATAACCAAGGGGAGAATAGATCGACAAAAGGGTTTAAACCTTGGGAATTAGTATTAACTAAAAGTTTTGATTCTCGTGAAAAAGCTAGATATTATGAGAAATATCTAAAGTCTGGTTCTGGGAGAGAGTTTTTAAAAGAAATATTGTAA
- a CDS encoding GMC oxidoreductase produces MANLNLNAAKQQTYDAIVIGSGISGGWAAKELTEKGLRTLVLERGRNVEHIKDYPTTQLRPWEFELHGKLSLEVIKENPIVSKCYAFKDDADHFFVKDKEHPYVQEKPFDWIRGYQVGGKSLLWARQVQRWSDFDFEGPARDGFAVDWPIRYKDLAPWYSYVEKFAGVSGNRDGLKELPDGEFLRPYPLTKVENYFKEHVAENYKDRHVIIARCAHISEQKDIHREQGRGQCQNRVICQRGCPYGGYFSSNSSTIPWAAKTGNLTLQPDAVVESLIYDDQKEKVTGVRVIDAKTKETSEYFSKVIFVNASAINTNSILLNSKSSRFPNGLGNDSGLLGKYVAFHNYRAKIQAEYNGFLNFTTDGKRPTSGYIPRFRNVHKQETDFLRGYASSLGSYRRVISNTEGMGSTLKENLFNRKLGPWQVGNHMMGETIPKESGCVSLHKSETDAWGMPLINFSVDYDENDEKMIQDYFEQMTEMFESAGFTNIKTMDSHQAPGLDIHEMGGVRMGKDPKTSLLNQWNQMHHSKNVFVTDGACMTSTGTQNPSLTYMALTARAVDHAVKEMNKGNL; encoded by the coding sequence ATGGCAAACTTAAATTTAAATGCAGCGAAGCAGCAAACCTATGACGCAATAGTAATAGGCTCCGGAATTAGTGGAGGATGGGCTGCAAAAGAATTGACCGAAAAAGGATTAAGAACCCTTGTTCTTGAAAGGGGAAGAAATGTAGAACATATTAAAGATTACCCCACCACCCAACTGCGCCCCTGGGAATTTGAATTGCATGGAAAATTGTCTTTGGAGGTAATTAAGGAAAATCCTATTGTCAGCAAGTGCTATGCTTTCAAGGACGATGCAGACCACTTTTTTGTAAAGGACAAAGAACATCCTTATGTTCAGGAAAAACCATTCGACTGGATAAGAGGATACCAGGTTGGTGGAAAATCTTTACTATGGGCCAGACAAGTACAGCGCTGGAGCGATTTTGATTTTGAAGGACCTGCCCGTGATGGATTCGCTGTAGATTGGCCTATCCGATATAAAGATTTGGCTCCCTGGTATAGTTATGTGGAAAAGTTTGCAGGTGTTTCGGGAAATAGGGACGGACTTAAAGAACTACCTGACGGGGAATTTCTGCGTCCTTACCCTTTAACCAAAGTAGAAAATTATTTTAAAGAGCATGTTGCTGAAAATTATAAGGACCGGCACGTGATCATTGCCCGGTGCGCCCATATTTCTGAACAAAAAGATATACACCGAGAACAAGGCCGTGGCCAATGCCAGAACAGAGTAATATGTCAACGAGGCTGTCCCTACGGCGGATATTTCAGCAGTAATTCCTCAACTATTCCTTGGGCAGCGAAAACGGGAAATCTCACACTACAACCGGATGCTGTAGTAGAATCCCTGATCTATGATGACCAAAAGGAAAAGGTGACCGGCGTTCGTGTAATTGATGCAAAAACTAAAGAAACTTCCGAATATTTCTCTAAAGTTATTTTTGTCAATGCATCTGCTATCAATACTAATTCCATCCTTTTAAATTCTAAATCCAGTCGATTTCCAAACGGGCTTGGCAATGATAGTGGTCTTTTAGGTAAATATGTAGCCTTTCACAATTATCGAGCAAAAATACAAGCTGAATATAATGGTTTTCTTAATTTCACAACGGATGGAAAAAGGCCTACCAGTGGATATATTCCGCGGTTCAGGAATGTTCATAAACAGGAGACAGATTTCCTCAGAGGCTATGCTTCCAGTTTGGGTTCGTACAGAAGAGTGATTTCCAATACCGAAGGTATGGGATCTACTTTAAAAGAAAATTTATTTAATCGTAAATTGGGGCCATGGCAAGTAGGCAACCATATGATGGGAGAGACTATCCCGAAGGAGTCGGGTTGCGTCAGTTTACACAAGTCTGAAACTGATGCATGGGGAATGCCTCTGATCAATTTCTCTGTAGATTATGACGAGAATGATGAAAAAATGATTCAAGATTATTTTGAGCAAATGACCGAAATGTTTGAAAGTGCCGGGTTTACTAACATTAAGACCATGGATAGTCACCAGGCCCCGGGACTGGATATACATGAAATGGGCGGGGTTCGCATGGGAAAGGATCCGAAAACTTCCCTACTCAACCAATGGAACCAAATGCATCATTCTAAAAATGTCTTCGTGACAGATGGCGCCTGTATGACCTCAACTGGAACACAAAATCCATCGTTGACCTATATGGCCCTAACTGCAAGAGCCGTGGATCACGCGGTAAAGGAAATGAACAAAGGAAATTTATAA
- a CDS encoding IS3 family transposase (programmed frameshift), translated as MLVITLAIMRRKSKHYTLEFKQKAVELSYAKGNVKQVCEDLDIFPSVLYRWRRELKDYGNNSFPGRGNPKMTDEEKEIARLKKALKEAELERDNLKKGHQHLLRERQEKYRFIKQHLMRFPVETMCKILKVSKSGYYHWLQSGPSKLWLENQKVTGLIKSIFKDSFQSYGSPRIKTELETLGYKISKPRVARIMSANYLFAKRKRKFKATTYSQHNYPIAPNLLNQNFEVSRQDQVWVSDITYIKTKQGWLYLTVIIDLFNRKVVGWALSDNLSTEDTIIKAWHMAIKKTTLTQSLIFHSDRGIQYASHKFTSLIKSYNGLVNQSMSRKGNCWDNAIAESFFKSLKVEWVYRHNYKLRSEAELSIFGWIETWYNNRRRHSFLGNRTIREFELDMYNLKLAA; from the exons TTGCTAGTTATTACCTTAGCAATTATGAGAAGAAAATCTAAACATTACACCTTAGAATTTAAACAAAAAGCAGTCGAGTTAAGTTATGCTAAAGGCAATGTAAAACAAGTATGTGAAGACTTGGATATATTTCCATCTGTACTTTACCGTTGGCGTAGAGAGTTAAAAGATTACGGTAACAACAGTTTCCCTGGCCGTGGTAATCCTAAAATGACCGATGAAGAAAAAGAGATAGCCCGATTAAAAAAGGCATTAAAAGAAGCCGAGTTAGAACGAGACA ATCTTAAAAAAGGCCATCAGCATCTTCTCCGCGAGCGACAAGAAAAATACAGGTTTATAAAACAACACCTTATGAGATTTCCTGTCGAGACGATGTGTAAAATATTGAAAGTAAGCAAAAGTGGCTATTACCATTGGTTACAATCGGGACCAAGTAAATTATGGTTAGAAAATCAAAAGGTAACTGGGCTTATTAAATCTATATTTAAAGATAGCTTTCAAAGCTATGGTTCACCTAGAATAAAAACAGAACTAGAGACATTAGGCTATAAAATATCAAAGCCTAGAGTTGCACGTATTATGAGTGCTAATTATTTGTTTGCAAAACGAAAACGTAAGTTTAAAGCAACCACATATAGTCAACATAATTACCCCATAGCTCCTAATTTATTAAACCAAAACTTTGAAGTAAGCCGACAGGATCAAGTTTGGGTAAGCGATATAACCTATATCAAAACCAAACAGGGCTGGTTATACCTTACTGTCATTATTGATTTGTTTAACCGCAAAGTTGTTGGATGGGCTCTAAGCGATAATCTAAGTACAGAAGACACTATTATTAAGGCTTGGCATATGGCTATAAAGAAAACTACTTTAACCCAGTCTTTAATTTTTCATTCCGACCGAGGTATACAATATGCCAGCCATAAGTTTACCTCATTAATTAAAAGTTACAATGGCTTAGTAAACCAATCTATGAGCAGAAAAGGTAATTGCTGGGATAATGCCATTGCTGAATCGTTCTTTAAATCATTAAAGGTAGAATGGGTTTATAGGCACAATTATAAGTTGAGATCTGAAGCGGAGTTATCCATCTTTGGATGGATAGAAACTTGGTATAATAATAGAAGAAGACATTCCTTTTTAGGAAATAGAACTATAAGAGAATTTGAATTAGACATGTATAACCTTAAACTAGCAGCGTAG
- a CDS encoding SusC/RagA family TonB-linked outer membrane protein: MSYAQATAVTGTVKDEKGVPIPGATVSVKGKNQGTITDFDGNFSLSVSDENTTLVFSYVGFRPQEIMATSSPIHVTLLAEAESLNEVVITAFGAQKKINVTGAISEISGEQIVNNRVGNITNALVGSGAGITGLQTSGEPGRNSTNIRIRGLATYGNTTPLIVIDGVEQAVERAFDELNAIDPNEIESISVLKDAASTAVYGIRGANGVIIVTTKRGRVGKAKINFSANYGLTRATSVQEGVSSYEWALMRNEGIENEMNSYPSTDGLSAYIYNEDDLWKFMNNRDFTPEEVDAMANLTLEQKNALKNSPAVYYGNRDLYAEQFGDLAPQTQLNFNINGGTERVRYFVSLGYFSQKGITSATDYYGANTGSNFRRYNFRSNFDIDVVKNLKISLNLAGQFGQTQGPGTNADPYDLSGRYKVIMQYIYDGNPFMTPGIMNGHLISGYAGVPGTPQNPLALKTDSQIGNQNAVFNLLNSGTGSLYNTLLDNTVRVEHTMDYLLEGLKIHGTVNYQDNYNRYVTYVPSLPAYTVQRNPNDPNELDFFGGAIYNNTFNSYGYGNWNKIYVDAGINYNGSYKNHNYSMLFLGKASKYTLPNDSNNTPSGIMGLVGRVTYNYLEKYMLEFNLGYNGTEQFAEGERFGFFPAYSVGWVPSLEPFFPENDYLTFFKLRGSYGIVGNDLLAGTGRRYLYFPNTYNINQGGYWLGDSNGSSTNDYYPGVTEGTLGNPFVTWEKAKKYDLGIEARFFKDKLNFTYDYFEERRDNILTTIGTIPAVYGVPSSSVPPANIGITENKGFELSLKWDDRIGEVGYSIAGNVTYAKNKIVYRAEAPNPYPWMNQTGFSIGQKFGLTSDGFFDNQEELANRPYNTFTSNKATLGDIKYVDINGDGMIDNKDISPIGFPNNPLYHMNLRFSVDYKGFDLSALLVGSHNGSYYLNTGYTLPFYKRAGNVWEWMYEGRWTPEKVAAGEEITYPRATFDATSSDNNWLTSDFWLVSNDYVRLKNIEIGYTFSQGGFFERAKINSFRVYANGNNLFTFNNELSDKGIDPESPDGNTYIYPLTSLYTLGVNIQF; the protein is encoded by the coding sequence GTGAGTTATGCACAAGCAACTGCGGTGACGGGAACTGTGAAGGACGAAAAAGGTGTTCCTATTCCTGGGGCTACGGTTTCGGTAAAAGGTAAAAATCAAGGAACGATCACTGATTTTGATGGGAATTTTTCACTCTCTGTTTCTGATGAAAATACAACCCTGGTATTTTCCTATGTTGGGTTTCGCCCTCAGGAAATAATGGCTACATCTTCGCCTATCCATGTTACGCTTCTAGCTGAAGCCGAGAGTTTAAATGAAGTGGTCATAACAGCTTTTGGGGCTCAGAAAAAGATCAATGTGACCGGGGCCATCTCAGAAATTTCAGGTGAACAGATCGTCAACAACAGGGTAGGGAATATAACCAATGCACTCGTTGGTAGCGGAGCGGGAATTACCGGCTTACAGACGAGTGGCGAGCCTGGGAGAAATTCAACTAATATTAGAATAAGAGGGTTGGCAACCTATGGTAATACCACGCCTCTTATTGTGATTGATGGTGTGGAACAGGCCGTAGAGCGAGCATTTGACGAATTGAATGCCATTGACCCCAATGAAATAGAAAGTATAAGTGTCCTTAAAGATGCTGCATCCACTGCAGTTTACGGGATCAGGGGAGCCAATGGGGTCATCATTGTGACCACTAAAAGAGGTAGGGTAGGAAAAGCGAAAATTAATTTTTCAGCCAATTACGGTCTTACAAGGGCAACAAGTGTACAGGAAGGAGTGTCCTCTTATGAATGGGCGCTTATGCGCAACGAGGGTATTGAAAATGAGATGAACAGTTATCCCAGTACTGATGGTTTATCAGCTTATATATATAATGAGGATGACTTATGGAAGTTCATGAACAATAGGGATTTTACTCCTGAAGAGGTTGATGCCATGGCTAATCTGACCCTGGAACAAAAAAACGCTTTAAAAAATAGCCCTGCCGTATACTATGGAAATCGGGATTTATATGCAGAGCAATTTGGAGATTTGGCACCTCAAACTCAATTGAATTTTAATATAAACGGAGGTACGGAGAGAGTCCGCTATTTTGTGTCCCTGGGCTATTTTTCTCAAAAAGGAATAACATCAGCTACTGATTATTACGGGGCCAATACCGGATCCAACTTCCGACGTTATAATTTTAGGTCAAATTTTGATATTGATGTAGTAAAAAATCTCAAGATATCACTTAATCTGGCGGGCCAGTTCGGCCAAACCCAGGGGCCTGGAACTAATGCTGATCCGTACGATTTGTCGGGAAGATATAAGGTTATTATGCAATATATCTATGATGGGAATCCTTTTATGACCCCCGGTATCATGAATGGGCATTTGATCAGCGGATATGCTGGTGTTCCTGGTACCCCTCAAAATCCTCTGGCTCTTAAAACCGATAGCCAAATAGGAAATCAGAATGCGGTATTCAATTTATTGAACAGCGGAACTGGCAGCCTGTATAACACCTTACTTGATAACACGGTAAGAGTTGAACATACTATGGATTATTTACTGGAAGGTTTGAAAATTCATGGGACTGTAAATTATCAGGACAATTATAACCGCTATGTTACTTATGTGCCTTCCCTGCCGGCCTATACTGTGCAGCGGAATCCAAACGATCCTAATGAACTCGATTTCTTTGGAGGCGCCATATATAATAACACTTTCAATTCCTACGGTTATGGGAACTGGAATAAAATTTACGTGGATGCAGGCATAAATTATAATGGTTCCTATAAAAATCATAACTATAGTATGCTTTTTCTTGGTAAAGCTTCAAAATATACCTTACCCAATGATTCAAATAATACTCCATCAGGTATAATGGGATTGGTAGGAAGGGTGACTTACAACTATCTCGAAAAGTACATGTTGGAGTTTAACCTGGGGTATAATGGAACGGAGCAGTTTGCCGAAGGTGAGCGCTTTGGATTTTTTCCAGCATATTCTGTGGGATGGGTTCCCTCCTTAGAACCTTTCTTTCCGGAAAATGATTATTTAACATTTTTTAAGTTAAGAGGTTCTTATGGAATTGTAGGGAATGACCTTTTGGCCGGAACCGGAAGAAGATATCTGTATTTTCCCAATACCTATAATATTAATCAAGGCGGGTATTGGTTAGGCGATAGCAATGGATCTTCTACCAATGATTATTATCCCGGAGTAACGGAAGGAACATTAGGAAATCCCTTTGTCACCTGGGAAAAGGCTAAAAAATATGACCTTGGTATCGAGGCCAGGTTTTTCAAAGATAAGTTGAATTTTACCTATGATTACTTTGAGGAACGCAGGGACAACATTCTAACTACTATAGGAACCATCCCTGCAGTATATGGCGTTCCATCCTCTTCTGTTCCCCCGGCAAATATCGGGATTACTGAAAATAAAGGTTTCGAGCTTTCTTTAAAGTGGGATGACAGAATCGGGGAGGTGGGGTATTCGATTGCTGGCAATGTCACTTACGCAAAAAATAAGATCGTCTATAGAGCTGAAGCTCCAAATCCCTATCCATGGATGAATCAGACGGGTTTTAGTATAGGCCAGAAATTTGGTTTGACAAGTGATGGGTTTTTTGATAACCAGGAGGAATTGGCCAACAGACCATATAACACCTTCACAAGTAATAAGGCAACTCTTGGGGATATAAAATATGTAGATATCAATGGCGACGGCATGATCGATAATAAAGACATCAGCCCAATAGGCTTTCCCAACAATCCGTTGTATCACATGAATTTGAGATTCAGTGTTGACTATAAAGGATTCGATCTGAGTGCTTTACTGGTAGGATCCCATAATGGTTCATACTACCTAAACACAGGTTATACACTGCCTTTTTATAAAAGGGCTGGTAATGTATGGGAATGGATGTATGAAGGAAGGTGGACTCCTGAAAAGGTAGCAGCAGGAGAGGAAATCACCTATCCTCGGGCAACTTTTGATGCTACCTCTTCAGATAATAACTGGCTGACTAGCGATTTCTGGCTTGTTTCAAATGATTATGTACGTCTTAAAAATATAGAGATTGGGTATACTTTCTCCCAGGGAGGATTTTTTGAAAGAGCGAAAATTAACTCCTTCAGGGTTTACGCTAATGGTAACAACCTGTTTACTTTCAATAATGAACTCAGTGACAAAGGGATAGATCCAGAATCTCCAGATGGGAATACCTATATATACCCCCTTACCTCCTTGTATACCCTGGGAGTAAATATTCAATTTTAA
- a CDS encoding recombinase family protein: MKIADLYIRVSTDEQADKGYSQRDQEERLRKYCEINHIQVRKVIYEDHSAKTFKRPSWTKLLGILRKSRGQSDLILFTKWDRFSRNAGDAYQMIGTLRRLGVEPQAVEQPLDLSIPENKMMLAFYLAAPEVENDRRALNVFHGMRRAKKEGRWMGTAPIGYINKTNESGKKYIAPREVQSDVMKWAFKELAKNMFSTEQVWKMAKEKGLKCSKNNFWTAIRNPMYCGKIFIPKYKDEESQLVMGQHEPLISEALFYDVQDVLDGRKKVMRAKMKVDGHFPLRGFVICPDCGRMLTGSKSKGRSQYYYYYHCSGGCKFRHKAEDMNEKIVSEIGKYVYSIPKLNLFKEVITSVYKTKTRDRIGNIQQLKIRLQDENNKLSKARELLLCGDIEADDYRMMKADADKKINRLEAKLTSTITDTQNVEPLWDKAISNLSQLGYLYETGTITQKRKIIGSVFPENLTFDGFEYRTTRVNEAIKYITLIDKDLNGNKNGTNSSFLNLSHQVTPAGFKPATLRAEI; encoded by the coding sequence ATGAAAATTGCAGATTTATACATACGGGTAAGCACGGATGAACAGGCCGACAAGGGATACTCACAACGGGATCAGGAAGAGCGTTTGCGCAAGTATTGTGAGATCAACCATATTCAGGTACGAAAAGTGATTTATGAGGATCATTCTGCAAAAACCTTTAAACGTCCTTCCTGGACAAAACTATTGGGCATCCTTCGTAAATCCAGAGGGCAGTCCGATTTGATCTTGTTTACCAAATGGGACAGGTTCAGCCGAAATGCGGGAGATGCTTATCAGATGATCGGTACGTTGAGAAGATTGGGGGTAGAACCGCAGGCAGTAGAGCAACCACTCGACTTATCCATTCCTGAAAATAAAATGATGCTTGCCTTTTATCTGGCTGCTCCTGAAGTGGAAAATGACAGAAGGGCATTGAATGTATTTCATGGGATGCGCCGGGCTAAAAAAGAAGGGCGCTGGATGGGAACGGCACCGATTGGATACATCAATAAAACCAATGAAAGCGGTAAAAAATATATTGCTCCAAGGGAAGTCCAAAGCGATGTTATGAAATGGGCATTCAAAGAGTTGGCAAAAAATATGTTCAGTACCGAGCAGGTTTGGAAAATGGCAAAGGAAAAGGGGCTGAAATGCAGTAAGAATAATTTCTGGACAGCTATCCGTAATCCTATGTATTGCGGTAAAATATTTATTCCTAAATACAAAGATGAAGAAAGTCAATTGGTAATGGGGCAACACGAACCCCTGATATCTGAAGCCTTGTTTTATGATGTACAGGATGTGCTTGACGGTCGTAAAAAAGTGATGCGGGCTAAAATGAAGGTGGATGGTCATTTTCCATTACGTGGATTTGTGATTTGCCCGGATTGCGGACGTATGCTGACCGGTAGCAAGTCGAAAGGGCGTTCCCAGTATTATTACTATTACCATTGCTCTGGTGGCTGTAAATTCAGACACAAGGCTGAAGATATGAATGAAAAGATCGTTTCCGAAATTGGGAAATATGTGTATTCCATTCCTAAGCTGAATCTATTTAAAGAAGTCATTACTTCGGTATATAAAACAAAAACCAGAGACAGGATTGGAAATATACAGCAGTTGAAAATCCGTTTACAGGACGAAAACAATAAACTGAGTAAAGCAAGGGAATTGCTTTTGTGTGGTGATATTGAAGCGGATGATTACCGAATGATGAAAGCGGATGCCGATAAAAAAATAAACAGGCTGGAAGCTAAACTGACAAGCACGATAACCGACACTCAAAACGTAGAACCCCTGTGGGACAAGGCGATCAGCAATCTTTCACAGTTGGGCTACTTGTATGAAACCGGGACGATTACACAAAAAAGAAAGATCATTGGTTCGGTCTTTCCTGAAAATCTGACTTTTGACGGATTTGAATATCGAACCACCCGGGTTAATGAAGCAATCAAGTATATCACACTGATTGACAAAGATTTAAATGGAAATAAAAATGGGACAAACTCATCATTTTTGAATTTGTCCCATCAAGTGACCCCGGCAGGATTCAAACCTGCAACCCTCAGAGCCGAAATCTGA
- a CDS encoding GatB/YqeY domain-containing protein, whose amino-acid sequence MSLEKDVMTQMKAAMKAKDSAALEALRAVKGAILLAKTENSQQELTEDQELKIVQKLVKQRKDSAQVYREQNREDLAVPEEQQAEVISQFLPEQLSEAEIEAKVEEIIAKTGADGMKDMGKVMGVASQELAGKADGKTISLIVKKKLA is encoded by the coding sequence ATGAGCTTAGAAAAAGACGTAATGACTCAGATGAAAGCTGCGATGAAGGCAAAAGATTCAGCAGCTTTGGAGGCTTTAAGAGCGGTAAAAGGAGCGATTCTTTTAGCAAAAACTGAAAATAGTCAGCAAGAATTAACTGAAGATCAGGAGTTAAAGATCGTACAGAAGTTGGTGAAGCAGCGTAAAGACAGTGCACAGGTATATAGAGAACAAAATAGAGAAGACTTGGCAGTGCCGGAAGAGCAACAGGCTGAAGTTATTTCTCAGTTCTTACCAGAGCAGTTAAGCGAAGCGGAAATTGAGGCTAAGGTAGAGGAGATTATTGCTAAAACCGGAGCAGATGGTATGAAAGATATGGGGAAAGTGATGGGAGTAGCCTCTCAGGAACTTGCCGGTAAAGCAGATGGAAAAACTATTTCTTTAATTGTAAAAAAGAAATTAGCATAA
- a CDS encoding sugar phosphate isomerase/epimerase family protein: MKKIHLLLLLLILVMQPISAQQNPEGEDLDCKLGVQAYTFKNFTFSEALDKIKSIDLNYVEAYPGQKIGGGIEGTMHYDMDAQTRNKVQQLLDSKGIEVVAYGVVTGKNEQDWRNLFEFAQDMGIGIINSEPAPEDLDLVNKLAGEYDITVALHNHPLPSTYWNPDTVLKAVKGRENIKACADVGHWIRSGMNSVENLKKLEGHIASLHFKDLNEKSKEAHDVPWGTGISDVEALVEELKRQSFEGVISVEYEYNWDNSLPEIEKSVEFFKKIAK, translated from the coding sequence ATGAAAAAGATTCACCTGTTGCTGTTATTACTGATATTAGTAATGCAGCCCATTTCCGCACAACAAAATCCCGAGGGTGAAGACCTCGACTGTAAGTTAGGAGTTCAGGCATATACATTTAAAAATTTTACTTTTTCAGAAGCACTCGACAAGATCAAAAGCATTGATTTAAATTATGTTGAAGCTTATCCTGGACAGAAAATAGGTGGTGGAATAGAAGGCACAATGCATTATGATATGGATGCACAAACCAGAAATAAAGTACAGCAGTTGTTGGATTCAAAAGGGATAGAAGTGGTAGCATATGGCGTGGTCACGGGGAAAAATGAGCAGGATTGGAGAAACCTGTTTGAATTTGCCCAGGATATGGGAATCGGAATCATCAATTCCGAACCTGCACCTGAAGATCTTGATTTGGTGAACAAATTAGCCGGGGAATATGACATTACGGTTGCCCTTCATAATCATCCTCTGCCAAGTACTTACTGGAATCCCGATACAGTACTCAAGGCTGTAAAAGGAAGGGAGAATATTAAAGCCTGCGCAGATGTAGGTCACTGGATACGTTCCGGGATGAATTCTGTTGAGAATTTGAAAAAACTCGAAGGACATATTGCCAGTCTTCACTTCAAAGATCTTAATGAGAAGTCAAAAGAAGCACATGACGTACCCTGGGGAACAGGAATTAGTGATGTGGAAGCATTAGTAGAAGAATTAAAACGGCAAAGTTTCGAGGGGGTCATTTCAGTTGAATATGAGTACAACTGGGACAACTCCCTTCCTGAAATAGAAAAAAGTGTGGAATTCTTTAAGAAAATTGCAAAATAA
- a CDS encoding gluconate 2-dehydrogenase subunit 3 family protein, which yields MNRRNLLKVIGISAVGVATVPLWLNAWSTEDLPQDSLELNEEQKLMLSEIVDTIIPAGEIPGAKDLEVDKFIQVMVAACFEEDVQKQFLAGFNDLKSLAKDKFDQPFTKLSDKERITLLETMSAFDDQEKKFNFVAFIKELTVTGYMNTRYVMENLLEYEFIPARFDGSFPVEKTVYSNT from the coding sequence ATGAACAGAAGAAACCTTTTAAAAGTAATAGGCATCTCCGCAGTTGGAGTAGCCACTGTTCCTTTATGGTTGAATGCCTGGTCTACAGAAGATCTGCCTCAGGATTCTCTGGAATTAAACGAGGAACAGAAACTTATGTTATCAGAAATTGTTGATACTATAATTCCAGCCGGGGAAATTCCGGGAGCAAAAGACCTTGAAGTGGATAAATTTATACAGGTAATGGTTGCCGCTTGTTTCGAAGAGGACGTGCAAAAGCAATTTTTAGCAGGTTTTAACGACCTGAAATCTCTTGCAAAAGACAAATTTGATCAACCCTTTACAAAACTTTCAGATAAAGAACGTATCACCCTTCTGGAGACAATGTCAGCTTTTGACGACCAGGAAAAGAAATTCAATTTTGTGGCTTTCATAAAAGAACTCACTGTTACTGGATATATGAATACACGATACGTAATGGAAAACCTATTGGAATATGAATTCATACCTGCACGGTTCGATGGAAGTTTCCCTGTGGAGAAAACGGTTTACAGCAATACATAA
- the traN gene encoding conjugative transposon protein TraN yields MKKINACMVMGFFLFLFGLNVNAQSILQPKSIAPYPVEITYFKTTNIIFPSAIVGVDRGSKDVLAQKAIGAANILQLKAARDSFPETNLTVITADGKLNSFVINYDPKPSVLNISMKERDNKNSIFLSPGSVNEAEVTTYATHALYSKYKGRKVKHRKYGIRFGLNGIFIRDNLMYLRLTITNTSNISYDIDQLRFFIRDQKKAKRTASQEIEITPVHIQNKVTKIDGRSSQALVVAVPKFTIPDKKYFAIQLFEANGGRHIELSVKNRTIIKAVVLPTLQINRKYTYQ; encoded by the coding sequence ATGAAAAAGATAAATGCATGTATGGTGATGGGATTTTTCCTGTTCCTTTTCGGATTGAATGTAAATGCTCAAAGCATCCTTCAACCCAAATCAATCGCTCCTTATCCTGTGGAGATTACCTATTTTAAAACGACCAATATTATATTTCCAAGCGCCATTGTAGGTGTGGACAGGGGCAGTAAAGATGTGTTGGCACAAAAAGCCATAGGAGCTGCCAATATTCTACAGCTCAAAGCGGCAAGGGACAGTTTTCCGGAGACTAACCTGACGGTAATTACCGCAGACGGGAAATTAAATTCTTTTGTGATTAACTATGACCCCAAGCCATCTGTCTTGAATATTTCCATGAAGGAAAGGGATAACAAAAACAGTATTTTCCTTTCACCAGGATCGGTTAACGAAGCTGAAGTCACTACTTATGCTACACATGCCTTGTATTCCAAATACAAAGGGCGTAAGGTAAAGCACCGTAAATATGGTATACGTTTCGGATTGAACGGGATATTCATTCGGGACAACCTGATGTACCTGCGGTTAACCATTACCAATACCTCCAATATCAGTTATGATATTGACCAATTACGCTTTTTTATCCGTGACCAGAAAAAAGCGAAAAGGACGGCTTCACAGGAAATCGAGATTACTCCGGTACACATCCAAAATAAGGTAACAAAAATTGACGGTCGGTCTTCACAGGCCTTGGTGGTTGCGGTTCCCAAGTTTACCATTCCCGATAAGAAATATTTCGCTATTCAATTGTTTGAAGCAAACGGGGGAAGGCATATCGAACTCAGTGTAAAAAACAGGACGATTATTAAAGCTGTAGTACTTCCCACATTGCAAATCAACAGGAAATACACCTATCAATAA